The following coding sequences lie in one Niabella agricola genomic window:
- the thiL gene encoding thiamine-phosphate kinase, translated as MSERTELSELGEFGLIDHLTKNIELQHVSSLVGVGDDAAVIDHFGKQTVVTTDLLLEGVHFDLMYTPLKHLGYKSVIANLSDVYAMNAMPTQITMSIGISNRFSLEALDEFYEGVYAACSHYGVDLVGGDTTTSQKGFVISVTAIGEVAPDHFVKRSTAKKGDLLCVSGDLGAAYVGLLFLERERKIFLESPGVQPDLEGESYVIGRLLKPEARKDIIEFFAEAPVMPTAMMDISDGLSSEILHICKDSELGCILYEDKIPIAEETRNAAFKFEIDPTACALSGGEDYELLFTVAQTDYEKIQANPAISIIGYMTDAADGAHIITKGGGRHAITAQGWNPI; from the coding sequence ATGTCAGAACGTACAGAATTATCGGAACTGGGGGAATTTGGTCTGATCGACCATTTAACCAAAAACATAGAATTGCAGCATGTATCCTCACTGGTCGGTGTAGGCGATGACGCCGCCGTGATCGATCATTTCGGAAAACAGACAGTGGTCACAACCGACCTGCTGCTGGAAGGGGTTCATTTTGATCTGATGTATACCCCGCTGAAACACCTGGGCTATAAATCGGTAATTGCAAACCTGAGCGATGTATATGCCATGAATGCGATGCCCACACAAATTACGATGAGCATCGGGATCAGCAACCGCTTTAGCCTGGAAGCGCTTGACGAATTTTATGAAGGGGTATATGCCGCTTGCAGCCACTATGGGGTAGACCTGGTGGGCGGTGATACCACTACCTCTCAAAAAGGATTTGTGATCTCTGTTACCGCCATCGGGGAAGTGGCCCCGGATCATTTTGTGAAACGAAGCACGGCAAAAAAAGGCGACCTGCTTTGTGTGAGCGGCGACCTGGGTGCAGCCTATGTGGGCCTGCTGTTCCTGGAGCGTGAGCGGAAAATATTTCTGGAAAGCCCGGGCGTGCAACCGGACCTGGAAGGAGAAAGCTATGTGATCGGCCGGTTATTAAAACCAGAGGCCCGGAAAGATATTATCGAATTTTTTGCCGAAGCGCCGGTAATGCCAACCGCCATGATGGATATCAGCGACGGCCTGAGTTCCGAGATCCTGCATATTTGCAAAGACAGCGAACTTGGATGTATATTGTACGAAGATAAAATTCCGATTGCGGAAGAAACCCGCAATGCAGCCTTCAAATTTGAGATCGATCCTACAGCCTGCGCATTGAGCGGGGGAGAGGATTATGAATTATTGTTTACGGTGGCGCAGACCGATTATGAAAAAATACAGGCCAATCCCGCCATCAGCATTATCGGTTACATGACCGACGCCGCAGATGGGGCACATATCATTACGAAAGGAGGTGGACGGCATGCCATTACAGCCCAGGGTTGGAATCCTATCTGA
- a CDS encoding four helix bundle protein has translation MDAEELKTRTKQFAIDVGRLSELLPETHVNIAYKRQIIRSSSSTCANYRASRRAKSDADHLNKLKIVEEELDESLFFLELLTAFNPVFKERIDVFIKRERFYSGSL, from the coding sequence ATGGACGCGGAAGAATTAAAAACCAGAACGAAGCAATTTGCCATTGACGTTGGCCGTTTATCAGAATTATTACCGGAGACCCATGTTAATATAGCGTACAAAAGACAAATTATACGATCCTCTAGTTCAACATGCGCTAACTACAGGGCGTCCAGAAGAGCAAAGTCTGATGCCGATCATCTGAATAAGTTGAAAATCGTTGAAGAAGAGTTAGATGAAAGTTTGTTCTTTCTTGAATTGTTGACAGCATTTAATCCTGTATTTAAAGAACGAATAGATGTTTTTATAAAGAGGGAGAGATTTTACTCAGGATCATTGTAG
- a CDS encoding inositol monophosphatase family protein, with protein sequence MLATVLEEAVRAGAAELTRYFQQSFSVQHKEGRNNLVTDADHASEEAIIEVIRRHYPDHFILTEESGALAQESDYKWIIDPLDGTINFAHGVPINCVSVGVEYKKEIILGMVYNPHMNELFFAEKGKGATLNGQPIKVSTETEAMRSCLVTGFPYVYIHMENGPLQVFERLIKEGVPVRRLGAAAIDLCWVAAGRFDGFYEHKLEAWDSAAGFLIVEEAGGRVTDFNGDRYSPYQHRIVATNGRIHEELLNIINDVRY encoded by the coding sequence ATGTTAGCAACTGTTTTGGAAGAAGCCGTTCGGGCGGGTGCAGCAGAACTGACCCGCTATTTCCAGCAATCATTTTCTGTACAGCATAAAGAAGGCCGTAATAACCTGGTTACAGATGCCGATCATGCATCTGAAGAGGCCATTATTGAAGTGATCCGCAGGCATTACCCCGATCATTTTATATTGACCGAGGAAAGCGGTGCCCTGGCGCAGGAGTCGGATTATAAATGGATCATCGATCCGCTGGATGGCACCATTAACTTTGCGCACGGAGTGCCCATTAATTGTGTATCCGTGGGAGTGGAATATAAAAAGGAGATCATTTTAGGGATGGTATACAATCCGCATATGAATGAGCTCTTTTTTGCGGAAAAAGGAAAGGGCGCTACATTAAACGGGCAGCCGATAAAGGTTAGCACAGAAACAGAGGCCATGCGCTCCTGCCTGGTAACCGGTTTTCCGTATGTATATATTCATATGGAGAACGGTCCGCTGCAGGTATTTGAACGGCTGATTAAAGAAGGCGTGCCGGTACGGCGCCTTGGGGCTGCGGCCATTGACCTTTGCTGGGTAGCCGCTGGCCGGTTTGATGGGTTTTACGAACATAAACTGGAAGCCTGGGACAGTGCAGCCGGTTTTTTAATTGTAGAAGAAGCGGGTGGCCGGGTCACTGATTTTAACGGAGACCGCTATTCTCCTTATCAGCACCGGATTGTTGCCACAAACGGAAGGATACACGAAGAGTTGTTGAATATTATTAATGATGTACGATATTAG
- a CDS encoding glycosyltransferase family 2 protein, translating into MTLSIIIVSYNVKYFLEHCLVSVLRAAKDLQTEIIVVDNCSTDGSLEYLLPLFPQVLFIANKENAGFGRACNQGLRSATGRFVLFLNPDTLVPENALIKSLEVFERDETVGAVGIRMFNGAGIFLKESKRGFPSCSASFFKLSGMHRFFPGSRTFDRYYMGHLDDEKDQYVEVLAGAFMLIPREVLEKTGSFDEAFFMYGEDIDLSYRIYKSGYKNYYLSDPAIIHFKGESTSKSSLGYIKNFYQAMGIFVNKHHRGTKRFGLRLLVHLGIWTHAALKYISGLIRPGKKKEPEDKGAVIVVGSEQSAAGLLRQFAEIGSTVTIIPSSEQQLVVLLKAHPHSPVYLCEQDMRFAELIRIVRQSQHRYLNFYNGNSIIAGS; encoded by the coding sequence ATGACCCTATCCATCATTATAGTTAGCTACAACGTAAAGTACTTTTTAGAACACTGCCTGGTATCGGTACTGCGTGCGGCAAAAGATCTGCAAACAGAAATTATTGTTGTGGATAATTGCTCTACAGACGGGAGCCTGGAATACCTGCTGCCCTTGTTTCCGCAGGTTTTATTTATTGCCAATAAAGAGAACGCCGGTTTTGGCCGTGCCTGTAACCAGGGCCTTCGCAGTGCTACGGGCCGTTTTGTGTTATTCCTGAACCCGGATACATTGGTGCCTGAAAACGCGCTGATAAAAAGCCTGGAAGTTTTTGAACGGGATGAAACTGTGGGCGCCGTTGGTATCCGGATGTTTAATGGTGCAGGTATTTTTCTAAAGGAATCTAAACGTGGATTTCCTTCATGCTCCGCTTCGTTTTTTAAATTATCGGGGATGCATCGCTTTTTTCCCGGATCCAGGACATTTGACCGGTATTATATGGGGCACCTGGATGACGAAAAAGACCAATATGTTGAGGTGCTGGCCGGGGCTTTTATGTTGATTCCACGGGAAGTGCTTGAAAAAACAGGAAGCTTTGATGAGGCCTTTTTTATGTACGGAGAAGATATTGACCTCAGCTACCGTATTTACAAAAGCGGGTATAAAAATTATTATTTATCAGATCCGGCCATTATTCACTTTAAAGGGGAAAGCACGTCAAAGAGCAGCCTGGGCTATATTAAAAACTTTTACCAGGCCATGGGCATTTTTGTGAACAAACACCACCGGGGCACCAAACGCTTCGGGCTCCGGTTGCTGGTACACCTGGGCATCTGGACACATGCCGCTTTAAAATATATATCGGGCCTGATCCGGCCTGGTAAAAAGAAAGAACCGGAGGATAAGGGAGCCGTCATCGTCGTGGGTTCCGAACAGTCTGCCGCCGGCCTGCTGCGGCAGTTTGCCGAAATCGGGTCAACCGTTACCATTATTCCGTCTTCCGAGCAGCAGCTGGTTGTCCTTCTTAAGGCGCATCCGCATTCGCCGGTATATCTCTGTGAGCAGGATATGCGCTTTGCAGAACTGATCCGCATCGTTCGGCAAAGCCAGCACCGCTACCTGAATTTTTACAATGGTAATAGCATCATTGCCGGAAGTTGA
- a CDS encoding GH3 family domain-containing protein: MASIIDIKLPRSIASALRLPKRNAKTQQQKVLKKLLKKARFTEFGQEYRFDEILLSKNIEKSFQQLVPVYDYNKIYQQWWVKTLEGKPDITWPGKIKYYALSSGTSEASSKYIPVTTDLLKSNTINYIKQLISVFGYKQANKRSLTKDFLIIGGATNLQKGEAGWFAGDLSGILAKKRPFWFQTFYKPGGRIAAIADWNQKLNEIVDNAHKWDIGYIVGVPAWCQMCMEMVIERYKLANIHEIWPNFGVFVHGGVAFEPYKKSFDKLLGKPIVYVENYLSSEGFIGYKMKEDRGIQLVTDNNIFFEFVPFDNCNFDAEGTIVDHPEVKLIDEVEEGKEYALLMSTNAGSWRYLIGDTIKFLDKEKAELIITGRTKHFLSLVGEHLSVENMNRAIQDANDHFNISIQEYTVIGLPYEGYFAHRWYVATSDPVNKEELIAFIDNKLREINDDYATERTSALKEVFIEVLPPETFMKFMELKGKLGSQHKFPRVMKGRILLDWENFLKTGKI, translated from the coding sequence ATGGCATCAATAATAGATATTAAATTACCGCGATCGATTGCCAGTGCACTGCGACTTCCTAAGCGTAATGCAAAAACACAGCAACAGAAAGTATTAAAAAAGCTATTAAAAAAGGCAAGATTCACAGAATTTGGCCAGGAATACCGGTTTGACGAGATCCTTCTTTCCAAAAACATCGAAAAAAGCTTCCAGCAATTGGTTCCCGTTTATGATTACAATAAGATCTACCAGCAGTGGTGGGTGAAAACGCTGGAGGGTAAACCCGATATCACATGGCCCGGGAAAATTAAATATTACGCATTGAGCTCGGGTACTTCTGAAGCCTCCAGCAAATACATCCCCGTAACCACAGACCTGTTGAAAAGCAACACCATCAACTACATTAAACAGCTGATCAGTGTTTTTGGCTATAAACAGGCCAATAAAAGATCCCTTACTAAAGATTTCCTCATCATCGGTGGCGCTACCAATCTTCAAAAAGGAGAGGCGGGCTGGTTTGCAGGCGATTTGAGTGGCATCCTGGCAAAAAAACGTCCGTTCTGGTTTCAAACCTTTTACAAACCGGGTGGACGGATCGCTGCCATTGCTGACTGGAACCAGAAGCTGAACGAAATTGTAGACAATGCCCATAAATGGGATATCGGGTATATTGTAGGTGTGCCGGCCTGGTGCCAGATGTGCATGGAAATGGTCATAGAACGCTATAAATTGGCAAATATTCATGAAATATGGCCAAATTTCGGCGTTTTTGTACATGGAGGGGTGGCCTTTGAGCCCTATAAAAAATCTTTTGACAAGCTGTTGGGGAAACCCATCGTATATGTAGAAAACTACTTATCCAGCGAGGGCTTTATCGGGTATAAGATGAAAGAAGACCGGGGCATACAGCTGGTAACAGATAATAATATCTTTTTTGAATTTGTGCCTTTTGACAATTGCAATTTTGATGCGGAAGGCACCATTGTTGACCACCCGGAAGTAAAACTGATCGACGAGGTGGAAGAAGGCAAGGAATATGCCCTGCTGATGAGCACCAATGCCGGAAGCTGGCGTTACCTGATTGGCGACACGATCAAGTTCCTGGATAAGGAAAAGGCGGAACTGATCATTACCGGAAGAACCAAGCACTTCTTAAGCCTGGTGGGTGAACACCTGAGCGTGGAAAATATGAACCGGGCCATCCAGGACGCCAATGATCATTTCAATATCAGTATTCAGGAGTATACGGTTATCGGTCTTCCTTATGAAGGCTATTTTGCGCACCGCTGGTATGTAGCTACCAGCGACCCGGTAAACAAAGAGGAGCTGATTGCGTTTATAGATAATAAGCTCCGCGAGATCAACGACGATTACGCAACAGAACGAACCAGTGCATTAAAAGAGGTTTTTATTGAAGTATTGCCCCCGGAAACATTTATGAAGTTTATGGAGCTGAAAGGCAAACTGGGCAGCCAGCATAAATTTCCCCGGGTGATGAAAGGCCGGATACTCCTTGACTGGGAAAATTTTTTAAAAACAGGGAAAATTTGA
- a CDS encoding LysE family translocator, translating into MIEAFIKGITMGLVLCLAVGPVFFSVIKHSINVGHRGGLAFVLGVSASDTTLAFTSNFFSQFFTGLSSQKVAISIVGSTFLIVLGIYYAFFKKIRIRDRIKRTPPVFRKRDYLQLFLSGFFLNTLNPGIFLVWLTASSSVITHTINERIVIFITALLIVLGTDIAKVMLANKIRTRLTPRNIHLLNRINGFVLMCFGIALIIRLVI; encoded by the coding sequence ATGATTGAAGCCTTTATTAAAGGAATAACCATGGGATTGGTCCTCTGCCTTGCGGTAGGGCCCGTGTTCTTTTCAGTCATTAAACACAGTATTAATGTAGGCCACCGGGGCGGACTGGCCTTTGTACTGGGTGTTTCCGCCAGCGATACTACCCTTGCATTTACCAGTAATTTCTTTTCGCAATTTTTTACCGGTCTTAGCTCACAAAAGGTGGCCATCAGCATTGTGGGTAGCACCTTTCTCATTGTACTGGGTATTTATTATGCCTTCTTTAAAAAGATCCGCATCCGTGATCGTATCAAACGGACTCCTCCGGTTTTCCGGAAGCGGGATTATCTTCAGCTATTTCTTTCCGGTTTTTTTCTGAATACCCTCAACCCCGGTATCTTTCTTGTTTGGCTCACCGCCTCCTCCTCCGTTATCACTCATACCATCAATGAGCGCATCGTCATTTTTATAACAGCATTGCTGATCGTTCTGGGTACAGATATTGCAAAGGTAATGCTGGCCAATAAGATCCGTACCCGGCTGACTCCCCGAAACATCCATCTGCTGAACCGCATCAATGGTTTTGTGCTGATGTGCTTTGGTATAGCGCTTATTATACGGCTGGTTATCTGA
- the mtgA gene encoding monofunctional biosynthetic peptidoglycan transglycosylase, with protein MKILKGIWKWGKRLFVVLFVGQLLYIVLLKWVNPPITLTQIGSIMAGRGFHQQNRPSASVSENARLAVIASEDQLFPDHNGFDWKQIQKAIEYNQKKPGRIRGASTISQQTAKNVFLWQGRGWIRKSLEAYFTFMIENIWGKKRILEVYLNVAEMGPGIFGIEQAAQRYFNKPAKELTVFESAAIAAVLPNPIKRKAKPMSPEVSKRAREIVQQMNFLKPDRDIQNLIRQ; from the coding sequence ATGAAGATTCTGAAAGGCATATGGAAATGGGGCAAACGGCTATTTGTGGTATTGTTCGTAGGCCAGCTGCTTTATATCGTACTGCTCAAATGGGTGAATCCGCCTATTACGCTTACGCAGATCGGCAGCATCATGGCCGGCCGGGGGTTTCACCAGCAAAACCGGCCATCTGCTTCAGTTTCTGAAAATGCACGGTTGGCGGTGATTGCATCCGAAGATCAATTGTTTCCGGATCACAATGGCTTCGACTGGAAGCAGATTCAGAAGGCAATCGAATACAACCAGAAAAAGCCCGGCAGGATCCGCGGCGCCAGCACCATCAGCCAGCAAACAGCCAAGAATGTATTCCTCTGGCAGGGCCGGGGATGGATCCGCAAAAGTCTTGAGGCCTATTTTACATTTATGATTGAAAATATCTGGGGTAAAAAAAGGATCCTGGAAGTCTACCTGAATGTGGCGGAAATGGGGCCGGGTATTTTTGGTATAGAACAGGCAGCGCAGCGTTATTTTAACAAACCTGCTAAAGAACTGACGGTATTTGAATCCGCGGCCATTGCCGCGGTATTGCCCAACCCGATAAAGCGCAAGGCCAAACCCATGTCGCCCGAAGTATCAAAACGAGCAAGGGAGATCGTACAGCAAATGAACTTCCTGAAACCCGACCGGGATATACAAAATCTGATCCGCCAGTAA
- a CDS encoding Hpt domain-containing protein: MTEPLLNNIEPQYNNLDYLRDLLGDDINAVNDILTEIKTQWRDDRFHLEQALNENDIAEVKRLLHRIKSTFSPLGPGHVLYRVVANGGESFLEKRGTLNSDGEYWNTFLKSIEGMVQDLSAA, encoded by the coding sequence ATGACTGAGCCCCTTCTAAATAATATTGAGCCCCAATATAACAATCTGGATTACCTGAGAGATTTACTGGGTGACGACATCAATGCCGTTAACGACATTCTGACTGAAATAAAGACGCAGTGGAGAGACGACCGGTTTCATTTAGAACAGGCATTAAATGAAAATGATATTGCTGAGGTAAAACGATTGTTACATCGCATTAAATCTACCTTTTCCCCCCTGGGTCCGGGGCATGTGCTATACCGGGTGGTGGCCAATGGTGGAGAATCCTTCCTGGAAAAAAGAGGCACACTGAATAGCGATGGGGAATACTGGAACACGTTTCTTAAAAGCATTGAGGGAATGGTACAGGATCTATCCGCAGCCTAA
- a CDS encoding LytR/AlgR family response regulator transcription factor produces the protein MNANGPLICLLVDDNKVARVILKKILLNVSNINVIGECESALEAKSFLEANHVDILFLDVEMPEMSGLDLLKLLPNRPHTILTTAKEQYAVEAFELNVMDYLVKPFTLTRVLAAIDKVQELIRFKQSQQSDAITPKHLFIKENKVIRKINVDDILWMEAKGDYVQFNLPDKMYMVHGSLKTIEDKFSPDKFVRVHRSYVIAIDKVEYIENRLVYIKNQPIPVSESYKDALLAKLHLL, from the coding sequence ATGAACGCGAACGGCCCTCTTATATGCTTATTGGTTGACGATAACAAAGTAGCGCGGGTTATTTTAAAAAAAATTCTTCTTAATGTAAGTAATATTAACGTTATAGGGGAATGTGAAAGCGCATTGGAGGCCAAAAGTTTTTTAGAGGCCAATCATGTAGATATTTTGTTTTTGGATGTTGAAATGCCGGAAATGAGTGGCCTCGACTTGTTAAAGTTATTGCCGAACCGCCCGCATACGATTTTAACAACAGCAAAAGAACAATACGCGGTAGAAGCTTTTGAATTGAATGTAATGGATTACCTGGTAAAGCCCTTTACACTAACCCGGGTCCTGGCCGCTATTGACAAAGTTCAGGAGCTGATCCGGTTTAAGCAATCGCAGCAATCCGATGCCATTACGCCCAAGCATTTGTTTATAAAGGAAAACAAGGTAATCCGTAAAATCAATGTGGATGATATTTTATGGATGGAGGCAAAGGGAGATTATGTACAGTTTAATTTACCGGATAAAATGTACATGGTTCATGGAAGCCTTAAGACCATTGAGGATAAATTTTCGCCGGATAAGTTTGTGCGGGTGCACCGGAGTTATGTGATTGCGATTGATAAGGTGGAGTATATAGAAAACCGATTGGTGTATATAAAAAATCAGCCCATACCCGTTTCAGAAAGTTATAAAGATGCATTGCTGGCAAAGCTGCACCTTTTATAA
- the atpA gene encoding F0F1 ATP synthase subunit alpha, whose product MPEIKPDEISAILREQLSNFNAQADLEEIGTVLQVGDGIARVYGLGNVRYGELVEFEDGVRAIALNLEEDNVGVVLMGEGKDIKEGSKVRRTNQIASIKVGEGMTGRVVNTLGQPIDGKGPISGELYEMPLERKAPGVIFREPVKEPLQTGIKAIDAMIPIGRGQRELIIGDRQTGKTAIAIDTIINQKEFFKAGKPVYCIYVAIGQKASTIAGVMKTLEDNGAMEYTTIVAASASDPAPLQFYAPFAGAAIGEYFRDTGRPALIIYDDLSKQAVAYREVSLLLRRPPGREAYPGDVFYLHSRLLERAAKVINNDEIVKDMNDLPDSIKHLVKGGGSLTALPIIETQAGDVSAYIPTNVISITDGQIFLESSLFLSGIRPAINVGISVSRVGGNAQIKSMKKVAGTLKLDQALYRELEAFSKFGGDLDAATKNVIDKGARNVEILKQPQYSPYSVEKQVAIIYLGTNGLIKDVPVNKVKEFEELFLLEMENKYPQVLAEFKKGNLPEEGLKQMVELANGLIPQFKK is encoded by the coding sequence ATGCCGGAAATAAAACCAGACGAAATAAGTGCCATCCTTCGGGAGCAGCTGAGCAATTTTAATGCCCAGGCAGATTTAGAGGAAATTGGTACCGTATTACAAGTGGGTGATGGTATCGCCCGCGTTTATGGCCTTGGAAATGTAAGGTATGGTGAACTTGTTGAGTTTGAAGACGGTGTACGTGCAATTGCGCTGAACCTGGAAGAAGACAACGTGGGTGTGGTATTGATGGGAGAAGGCAAGGATATTAAAGAGGGCTCCAAGGTACGCCGTACCAACCAGATCGCTTCTATCAAAGTGGGCGAAGGCATGACCGGCCGTGTGGTAAATACGCTGGGTCAGCCGATCGATGGTAAAGGCCCCATCTCCGGCGAGCTGTATGAAATGCCGTTAGAGCGTAAAGCTCCGGGGGTTATTTTCCGGGAGCCGGTAAAAGAACCGCTGCAAACTGGTATCAAAGCCATCGATGCGATGATTCCCATCGGCCGTGGCCAGCGGGAGCTGATCATTGGTGACCGTCAGACCGGTAAAACAGCGATCGCGATCGACACCATCATCAACCAGAAAGAATTTTTTAAAGCAGGCAAGCCTGTATATTGTATTTATGTTGCCATCGGACAGAAAGCATCTACCATTGCTGGTGTGATGAAAACCCTGGAAGATAACGGTGCGATGGAATATACCACCATCGTTGCTGCATCTGCCTCCGATCCGGCTCCGTTGCAGTTCTACGCTCCGTTTGCGGGTGCTGCCATCGGTGAGTATTTCCGCGATACCGGCCGCCCGGCGCTGATCATTTATGATGACCTGTCTAAACAGGCGGTGGCTTACCGCGAGGTTTCCCTGCTGCTGCGTCGTCCTCCGGGCCGTGAAGCATACCCTGGTGATGTATTCTACCTGCATAGCCGTTTGCTGGAAAGAGCTGCAAAAGTGATCAACAACGACGAGATCGTAAAAGACATGAACGATCTGCCGGATTCGATCAAGCACCTGGTGAAAGGCGGTGGTTCTTTAACAGCGCTCCCGATCATCGAAACACAGGCGGGTGACGTATCAGCCTATATCCCTACAAACGTGATCTCCATTACCGACGGCCAGATCTTCCTGGAATCTTCATTGTTCCTTTCCGGTATCCGCCCGGCCATCAACGTGGGTATCTCCGTAAGCCGTGTGGGTGGTAACGCGCAGATCAAATCCATGAAAAAAGTAGCCGGTACCCTGAAACTGGATCAGGCGCTTTACCGCGAGCTGGAAGCCTTCTCAAAATTCGGGGGCGACCTGGATGCGGCAACCAAGAACGTAATTGATAAGGGCGCCCGGAACGTAGAAATCCTGAAACAGCCGCAATATTCTCCGTATTCTGTAGAAAAACAGGTAGCGATTATTTACCTGGGTACCAACGGTCTGATCAAAGATGTACCGGTAAATAAAGTGAAGGAGTTTGAAGAACTGTTCCTGTTGGAAATGGAAAATAAATATCCCCAGGTACTGGCCGAGTTTAAAAAAGGAAATCTGCCTGAAGAAGGATTAAAACAAATGGTGGAACTGGCAAACGGCCTTATCCCTCAGTTCAAGAAATAA
- a CDS encoding DUF4920 domain-containing protein, whose translation MRKVLLMMASLMAGILLYAQPPAGAAKKGDAYGEKITAKGALSLEELAGKLSSSKEEAVRAKIKGTVLAVCAKKGCWLTMELTDKTKMQVKFKDYGFFVPTAIAGKTVVLDGVARQKLVSVNELKHYAEDAKRPQAEIDAITKPEKQVRFEASGVLVI comes from the coding sequence ATGAGAAAAGTACTGTTAATGATGGCATCCCTGATGGCTGGTATTTTATTATATGCACAGCCTCCGGCCGGGGCGGCTAAAAAAGGAGATGCCTATGGTGAAAAAATAACCGCGAAAGGCGCCCTTTCCCTGGAGGAGCTGGCTGGTAAGCTTTCTTCTTCAAAAGAGGAGGCGGTAAGGGCCAAAATAAAGGGAACTGTGCTGGCGGTTTGTGCAAAAAAAGGATGCTGGCTAACCATGGAACTGACGGATAAAACGAAAATGCAGGTTAAATTCAAGGACTACGGTTTTTTTGTGCCAACGGCTATCGCCGGGAAAACAGTGGTGCTGGATGGAGTGGCGCGCCAGAAACTGGTTTCGGTGAACGAGCTGAAACACTATGCAGAAGACGCCAAAAGGCCACAGGCGGAGATCGATGCGATCACAAAACCCGAAAAACAGGTACGGTTTGAGGCGAGCGGAGTGCTGGTAATCTGA
- a CDS encoding 4a-hydroxytetrahydrobiopterin dehydratase has translation MWTENDNKLYRKFAFKDFNEAFGFMARVALAAEKMDHHPTWTNTYNTVEIWLSTHDAGDVVTEKDHKLAKKIDHCL, from the coding sequence ATGTGGACAGAAAACGATAATAAACTCTACCGGAAGTTCGCTTTCAAGGATTTTAACGAGGCCTTCGGTTTTATGGCCCGGGTGGCGCTGGCCGCTGAAAAAATGGACCATCATCCCACCTGGACCAATACCTACAATACTGTGGAGATCTGGCTTTCGACCCATGATGCCGGGGATGTGGTTACCGAAAAAGATCATAAACTGGCAAAAAAAATTGATCATTGCCTTTAA